One part of the Xanthocytophaga agilis genome encodes these proteins:
- a CDS encoding phage tail tape measure protein translates to MATTSEERKIKIVADAQQAGATIKQLEQGTKALWSQLRNLTPGTDEFIKKSKEFDEVKGRLTSLKDEVNGVKKGFFDLGGASNLVKTALGGAFAVTGIVELAGQLIDFGRKAYELAKTYSDSFADIRKSTGMTADEVQALNDRIGDLDTRTSQLDLLEIAKVGGQIGIATNQMDGFIESTDKAVVALGDEFSGGAEEVAGKMGTLASLFKQTKDLNAGDAINQIGSALNELGATGSATAPVVADFTARIGQLGNLAPEISQTMGLGAAFQELGLSAEISAGGLTNILLTASKSTDTFAQHLGMTNEKFKEMINTDPNEVVLKLAESFKGVPADQLAKRLAALGINSQEATKVMSLLSNQTDKVREKQQLANKAMQEGTSLTNEFNVKNNTDAAIAEKRAKAWEKLQLQFGQGIAPAISLVQELLIGLFGVLEDVFSTLEPYFTDFFNVLGELARSLGITADKGSFLAGVFEAIKIILNISLIPLKAVLSVITALVGGFNYAYQSSSLFRGAIDSMLVPVKALWEGIKQVISWISKLSEMAGKEIKVKTSVETDKKNTNNNTNQNNTTAIQTTTLNTLDSEAEADKKAAEKEAKKQEQAKKNAEKKQKDEEDHQKKMQKLRDDYDQKSLKADQDLEALREAISEKGTDARLLKMITSHNKQMAEIERNKEAVLKNEAITEQQKIDLINKYNAEKDILQRKFDEDKAAYQEEQRQKQLEAENERLAAQDEEELARLEAQDEADQLRIEGKLQEAIDAEMQKQDAIYEIKKAAAERELAFLQQSDTATAAQIQAAQNKLLALEVEHGKQKVENAKKTEELKRVALQQGLGFASDALDIGIQLLSKDEEARKKNAGVIKAFSVGKIITDLATEISGYMAHPGSIASLGVVGTIKAVLATVRAGLAVRNVLAQKFADGGNTMSSLVMGQLYKQNSIPMVEVDGVWQRANNVGTFAKGGHIPNTSLGVIGEKGAEWVAPNWMLKSPKYANIIGYLEAARARRFETGSFTNPGVSLNTALADNSAATSQMQVQEKMLAEMSSIKERLMAYQMEVSKWQREIYVSNNIVETRKALTLLNQIESDSTIS, encoded by the coding sequence ATGGCAACTACTTCTGAAGAACGTAAAATTAAAATTGTGGCTGATGCCCAGCAGGCAGGTGCAACGATTAAACAACTTGAACAAGGTACTAAAGCCCTATGGTCACAACTTAGAAACCTAACACCAGGAACTGATGAATTCATCAAAAAATCAAAAGAATTTGATGAAGTAAAGGGAAGATTAACAAGCCTGAAGGATGAAGTCAATGGAGTTAAGAAAGGTTTCTTTGATCTGGGTGGCGCTTCCAATCTGGTTAAAACAGCTTTGGGTGGCGCTTTTGCTGTTACAGGTATTGTTGAACTGGCTGGCCAGCTTATTGACTTTGGTAGAAAAGCTTATGAATTAGCCAAAACCTATTCAGATTCTTTTGCTGATATCCGGAAATCTACAGGAATGACAGCTGATGAAGTCCAGGCATTGAATGATCGCATTGGAGATCTGGACACTCGTACTTCCCAGTTGGACCTATTGGAAATTGCCAAAGTGGGTGGTCAGATAGGAATTGCTACTAATCAGATGGATGGCTTTATAGAAAGTACAGATAAGGCTGTAGTTGCTTTGGGTGATGAATTCAGTGGTGGTGCTGAAGAAGTTGCTGGCAAAATGGGAACACTTGCATCTTTGTTTAAGCAAACTAAAGATCTGAATGCAGGTGATGCCATCAATCAGATTGGATCAGCTTTAAATGAACTAGGTGCAACCGGATCAGCTACAGCTCCTGTAGTAGCAGACTTCACAGCACGTATTGGCCAGCTTGGTAATCTTGCACCTGAGATCAGCCAGACAATGGGTTTAGGTGCTGCCTTTCAGGAATTAGGATTAAGTGCTGAAATTTCAGCTGGTGGTTTAACAAACATTCTTTTAACTGCCTCAAAGTCTACAGATACATTTGCTCAACATCTGGGTATGACAAATGAGAAGTTTAAGGAAATGATCAATACAGATCCTAATGAGGTTGTCCTTAAACTAGCTGAAAGCTTTAAAGGAGTGCCGGCTGATCAACTGGCCAAACGTCTTGCTGCACTGGGTATCAATTCTCAGGAAGCTACCAAAGTAATGAGCTTGTTATCTAACCAAACTGATAAGGTTAGAGAAAAACAACAACTGGCTAATAAAGCAATGCAGGAAGGTACTAGCCTTACAAATGAATTCAATGTAAAGAATAATACCGATGCAGCTATAGCAGAGAAAAGAGCAAAAGCTTGGGAGAAATTACAATTGCAGTTTGGTCAGGGTATAGCACCTGCAATCAGTTTAGTTCAGGAGTTGCTTATAGGTCTGTTTGGAGTATTGGAAGATGTATTTTCAACATTAGAACCTTACTTTACAGATTTCTTTAATGTACTGGGCGAATTAGCCAGAAGCTTAGGTATAACAGCTGATAAGGGTTCTTTCCTGGCTGGAGTATTTGAGGCCATAAAGATCATATTAAATATAAGCCTTATTCCTTTAAAGGCTGTATTGTCAGTTATTACTGCATTAGTGGGTGGTTTCAATTATGCCTATCAAAGTTCATCTTTATTCAGAGGTGCAATAGATTCAATGTTAGTTCCTGTAAAAGCCTTATGGGAGGGTATAAAACAGGTAATCAGTTGGATTAGTAAACTATCTGAAATGGCAGGTAAGGAAATAAAAGTTAAGACTTCTGTAGAAACCGACAAAAAGAATACAAATAACAATACCAATCAAAATAATACTACCGCTATACAAACTACAACTTTAAATACACTGGACTCTGAAGCAGAAGCTGATAAGAAAGCTGCCGAAAAAGAAGCTAAAAAACAGGAACAAGCCAAAAAGAATGCAGAAAAGAAACAAAAAGATGAAGAAGATCATCAGAAAAAAATGCAGAAGCTTCGTGATGATTATGATCAAAAATCATTAAAAGCAGATCAGGATTTAGAAGCTTTGCGTGAAGCTATTTCAGAAAAAGGAACGGATGCCAGGCTTTTGAAGATGATTACTTCTCATAATAAACAAATGGCTGAAATTGAGAGAAACAAAGAAGCTGTTTTAAAAAATGAGGCGATAACAGAACAACAAAAGATTGATCTGATAAATAAATACAATGCGGAAAAAGATATTCTTCAGCGAAAATTCGATGAAGACAAGGCAGCTTATCAGGAAGAACAAAGACAAAAACAACTGGAAGCCGAAAATGAAAGACTAGCAGCACAAGACGAAGAAGAACTGGCCAGGCTGGAAGCACAGGATGAAGCTGATCAGTTGAGAATTGAAGGAAAACTTCAGGAAGCAATTGATGCAGAGATGCAAAAGCAAGATGCTATTTATGAGATAAAAAAAGCAGCAGCTGAAAGGGAGCTGGCTTTTCTTCAGCAGTCTGATACAGCAACCGCTGCACAGATCCAGGCTGCACAGAATAAATTACTGGCACTTGAAGTTGAACATGGAAAGCAGAAAGTAGAAAATGCTAAGAAGACAGAAGAACTGAAAAGAGTTGCTTTACAACAAGGTTTAGGGTTTGCTTCAGATGCATTAGATATCGGAATTCAATTATTGAGTAAAGATGAAGAAGCCAGAAAGAAGAATGCAGGTGTAATTAAAGCATTTTCTGTTGGGAAAATAATTACTGATCTGGCAACAGAGATTTCCGGCTATATGGCACATCCTGGATCAATTGCATCTTTGGGTGTTGTAGGTACCATAAAGGCAGTACTGGCAACTGTCAGAGCTGGTTTAGCTGTACGTAATGTATTAGCCCAAAAATTTGCAGATGGTGGTAATACCATGTCTTCTCTTGTAATGGGACAACTCTATAAACAGAATTCTATTCCCATGGTAGAAGTGGATGGTGTTTGGCAAAGGGCTAATAATGTGGGAACTTTTGCAAAAGGTGGGCATATACCTAATACATCTTTGGGTGTGATTGGGGAAAAAGGTGCTGAATGGGTTGCGCCTAACTGGATGCTGAAAAGTCCGAAATATGCTAACATCATTGGATATCTGGAAGCAGCCAGGGCGAGAAGATTTGAAACAGGTAGCTTTACAAATCCTGGTGTTTCTTTAAATACTGCTTTGGCTGATAATTCGGCTGCCACTTCACAAATGCAGGTACAGGAAAAAATGCTGGCAGAAATGTCAAGTATAAAAGAAAGGTTAATGGCTTATCAGATGGAAGTTTCGAAGTGGCAAAGGGAAATATATGTAAGTAATAATATAGTAGAAACCAGAAAAGCATTAACCTTATTGAATCAAATTGAATCAGATAGTACAATCTCCTAG
- a CDS encoding DUF6712 family protein yields the protein MPLIKTIQEVKNYVSVGINNEFETITPDLIQAHDRVLKLLGSTQYTALETAYDAGPVTGEIKSLLEFCQGIITNLCYAEFITPGQLDISDSGFRIQVDGEYKTAFQWQIDDLKLYFRKKAADKEEKMLAFLEEKSSTFPDWANSPASTLFRQYFINSTSEYQDHYNIASSRLTFLALIPTMKYTETFSIEPNISPALFAKLKDQIQNKTLTDKNKLLITYIQPAVAYLTICNAIDELPVEIKENALVVNEYRATGENYRQQATASDKLLVSKKASACVKGNDYLQRLIAFLNANADDYPEYKDSGLYKPPTETIFVDRSSKHLYGGF from the coding sequence ATGCCTCTAATAAAAACAATTCAGGAAGTTAAAAACTATGTGTCTGTTGGGATCAACAATGAATTTGAAACCATCACGCCAGATCTGATACAGGCACATGATAGAGTGTTAAAGTTGTTAGGTAGTACTCAGTATACTGCCTTAGAAACTGCCTATGATGCTGGACCTGTTACAGGTGAGATAAAAAGCCTGCTGGAATTCTGTCAGGGCATTATCACAAATCTGTGCTATGCTGAATTTATTACGCCTGGTCAACTGGATATTTCAGATTCCGGATTTAGAATTCAGGTAGATGGTGAGTACAAAACGGCTTTCCAATGGCAGATAGATGATCTGAAATTATATTTCAGAAAGAAGGCAGCGGATAAGGAAGAAAAGATGCTGGCTTTTCTGGAAGAAAAATCAAGCACTTTCCCAGACTGGGCTAACTCTCCAGCTTCTACTTTATTTCGTCAGTACTTCATCAATTCTACTTCAGAGTATCAGGATCATTACAATATTGCCAGCAGCCGGCTAACGTTTCTGGCTTTGATTCCTACTATGAAGTACACAGAAACCTTTTCTATTGAGCCAAATATTTCACCTGCCTTATTCGCAAAGCTGAAAGATCAGATTCAAAATAAAACGCTGACAGATAAAAATAAGCTTTTGATAACCTATATCCAGCCGGCTGTAGCTTATCTGACTATCTGCAATGCCATTGATGAACTTCCTGTAGAGATCAAGGAAAATGCATTGGTAGTAAATGAATATAGAGCTACCGGGGAGAACTACAGGCAGCAAGCAACAGCTTCAGATAAGTTATTGGTCAGCAAGAAAGCCAGTGCCTGTGTGAAAGGAAATGATTATCTGCAACGTTTGATAGCCTTTTTGAATGCCAATGCAGATGATTATCCTGAATACAAGGATTCCGGTTTATATAAGCCACCCACTGAAACAATATTTGTAGATCGTTCCTCAAAGCATTTATATGGAGGCTTTTAA
- a CDS encoding glycoside hydrolase family 73 protein: MTNPTVTNFVKKYYPFAKQTQDKVGISAVAILAQAAVESAWGKSAPGNMFFGVKDTDGVNGNEQLLQTVEYLATSKAKFPVTISVTWDKTKKLYKYIVKDYFRKYKTPEECFTDHAQFFFKNSRYAKALKVKEDPFLFIDAIAKAGYATAPDYAKILRNVALMIISAIRELKV, from the coding sequence ATGACTAATCCAACAGTAACCAACTTTGTTAAAAAGTATTATCCTTTTGCCAAGCAAACACAGGATAAGGTAGGCATTTCAGCAGTGGCCATCCTGGCACAAGCTGCTGTAGAATCAGCCTGGGGAAAGTCTGCACCTGGAAACATGTTTTTCGGGGTAAAGGATACGGATGGTGTCAATGGGAATGAGCAGCTACTTCAAACAGTAGAATATCTGGCTACCAGCAAAGCTAAATTCCCTGTTACCATTTCGGTTACATGGGATAAGACAAAGAAGCTGTATAAGTACATCGTAAAAGATTACTTCAGAAAGTACAAAACACCTGAAGAATGTTTTACAGATCATGCTCAGTTCTTTTTTAAAAATAGCAGGTACGCCAAAGCTTTGAAGGTCAAAGAAGATCCTTTTCTTTTTATTGATGCTATTGCCAAAGCTGGCTATGCTACAGCGCCGGATTATGCTAAGATTCTGAGGAATGTAGCATTGATGATCATTTCAGCTATTAGAGAGCTGAAAGTTTAG
- a CDS encoding SprB repeat-containing protein, whose protein sequence is MATRARLRLGFGGAQISGTLVLNFPNLGALGSYRFGTDFNDPASLASAIRSTVGLSFTVTSSGNIVELLADNYSSLYNVQVSGNISGITASINNSGSGSIFKIPYTKTNATGFGLSDGTITLNPEGGNAPYTYVWNDGSTAKDRINLAAGTYAVTVTEAGDAGQFKLSLTIPIVITQPDTPLLVSIANKANILCFGSLAGYIELAVSGGIAPYTYLWNDGATTKDRSGIPAGVYSVIVKDANNVEKQLTNIVVSQPDVPLTVERIISDNDVELIASGGVEPITYTWADGPTTRIRTNLAPGFYTCVVKDANGCSKTVNIEIAEFRFFWSKNPIVFRPEMDSLETKFYPSFVLEVWIEGSYRSNAFDKMVTVEQPADSLGKTVFDVQNILDTYVQPHLPEFNQSNVSIASKAFKRYFLRYAEKYADSADGTPTAKEPVQLLTNYCLHGGLDFEEYAADTFFTSYLETQKPFFTWYPNNKKLPVDQQEYLYYLHNTFDYNTFGVKVKVTFTDGSFVVIDKFSMANVLRYELYIVPAGYTQLALASVDPSKTVYFWEIYCVGPSGQVITEVRRFYLDTEYYPFRQFFLYANSIGGYDSLMATGNAEKNVDVDAEELARTLPYNYNPVEGEIATVSRVGQVTLSLSTGHKDLKEIEALQDFLISLDVKRINNGRYEAVTVVGDNVTIVEDDNTLYYIPFKVRPAKMNRYTPKL, encoded by the coding sequence ATGGCAACAAGAGCACGATTAAGGCTGGGGTTTGGAGGTGCACAGATATCAGGTACACTGGTATTAAATTTCCCTAACCTGGGCGCGTTAGGATCTTATCGGTTTGGGACAGATTTTAATGATCCTGCAAGCCTGGCTTCTGCCATCCGTAGTACTGTCGGTTTAAGCTTCACAGTTACTTCATCTGGTAATATAGTTGAGCTATTGGCAGATAATTACAGTAGTCTTTACAATGTACAGGTATCTGGAAATATTTCAGGTATCACAGCTAGCATCAATAATTCAGGGAGTGGATCTATTTTTAAAATTCCCTATACTAAAACCAATGCAACCGGCTTTGGTCTGTCTGATGGAACTATTACCCTGAATCCTGAAGGAGGTAATGCGCCTTATACCTACGTTTGGAATGATGGATCTACAGCTAAGGATAGAATCAATCTGGCTGCTGGTACATATGCTGTAACCGTTACAGAAGCGGGTGATGCTGGCCAGTTTAAGCTTAGTCTTACCATTCCCATTGTAATCACCCAACCTGATACACCTTTACTGGTAAGTATTGCCAATAAAGCTAACATTCTCTGTTTTGGTTCTTTGGCTGGCTATATTGAGCTTGCTGTATCTGGTGGCATTGCACCGTATACCTATCTTTGGAATGATGGAGCTACTACCAAAGATCGTTCTGGCATTCCTGCAGGTGTATATTCTGTTATTGTCAAAGACGCTAACAATGTTGAAAAACAGCTTACCAACATTGTTGTTAGCCAGCCTGATGTTCCTTTAACTGTTGAAAGGATCATCAGTGACAATGATGTAGAACTGATTGCATCCGGAGGCGTTGAACCTATAACCTATACCTGGGCAGATGGACCAACAACACGGATCAGAACCAATCTCGCGCCTGGCTTCTATACATGTGTTGTAAAAGATGCCAATGGCTGTAGCAAGACAGTTAATATTGAGATTGCAGAGTTCCGGTTTTTCTGGTCAAAAAATCCGATCGTCTTTCGTCCGGAAATGGATAGCCTGGAAACAAAATTCTATCCTTCTTTTGTGCTGGAAGTCTGGATAGAAGGAAGCTACAGAAGCAATGCATTTGACAAGATGGTAACTGTAGAACAGCCGGCAGATTCACTGGGAAAAACCGTTTTTGATGTGCAAAACATTCTGGATACCTATGTACAGCCTCATTTACCCGAATTTAATCAGAGCAATGTATCTATTGCCTCAAAGGCTTTTAAGCGTTATTTTCTGCGTTATGCTGAAAAATATGCTGATTCAGCAGATGGAACACCCACAGCAAAAGAACCTGTACAGTTATTGACAAATTACTGTCTGCATGGTGGATTGGATTTTGAAGAATATGCAGCTGATACATTCTTTACTAGCTATCTGGAAACACAGAAACCCTTCTTCACCTGGTATCCAAACAATAAGAAACTGCCAGTTGATCAGCAGGAATACCTTTATTATCTGCATAACACCTTTGACTATAATACTTTTGGTGTGAAAGTAAAAGTCACTTTTACAGATGGAAGCTTTGTTGTAATAGATAAGTTTTCAATGGCCAATGTACTTCGTTATGAGCTGTATATTGTGCCAGCTGGTTATACACAACTAGCACTGGCCAGTGTAGATCCCTCTAAAACTGTCTATTTCTGGGAAATCTATTGTGTTGGTCCCAGTGGCCAGGTGATCACTGAAGTACGTAGATTCTATCTGGATACAGAATACTATCCATTCCGTCAGTTCTTTTTGTATGCTAATTCCATTGGTGGGTATGATTCACTGATGGCAACCGGAAATGCAGAAAAGAATGTGGATGTAGATGCTGAAGAACTAGCCAGGACGCTACCTTACAATTATAATCCTGTTGAAGGAGAAATAGCCACTGTGAGCCGTGTAGGTCAGGTTACTTTATCACTGAGTACTGGCCATAAAGATCTGAAAGAGATTGAAGCTTTACAGGACTTTTTGATTAGCTTAGATGTGAAAAGGATTAACAATGGCAGATATGAAGCAGTAACAGTAGTGGGTGACAATGTAACTATTGTTGAAGATGATAATACACTGTATTATATTCCTTTTAAAGTCAGACCGGCTAAAATGAATCGTTATACACCAAAGCTTTAA
- a CDS encoding S49 family peptidase — MKNYKLLSAILAGHWLIDPTWANANLPLVEAILKGESVDRPAKEYETDAERPYMVYSVQAGTVGASRWTSFNEAPENSIAVIPVMGPMLKYGDGCGGLGTVHYTSYMKEAKSSNKIVGAVLVMDTPGGQVDGTSTFADSIADMVSNGKPVVAFVDDGMLASAGVWAASRASEIIASQPTDTIGSIGVYTTIADYSKWYEQKGIKLTEVYADQSKDKNKDYRDALKGDVSGIKETVNFIADQFIAGVKQFRGDKINTKVDNPFTGKMYEAELALQVGLIDGIGNMEYAVNRVYELQSQATSSTKSNTKSMNLTKKWNAVVTAIGWTALVIGESDQVNEANLQAFGDETKKLQDANAQLTSQIKDLNDKVTAADKGKADAEAALAGKVTELETANAEVTRLKALVPGAQPSATIKTGDDKIPSASSDKNEVIDAEADHNKFAYEMLGR, encoded by the coding sequence ATGAAAAACTACAAACTGCTTTCCGCTATTCTTGCTGGACATTGGCTGATAGATCCCACATGGGCAAATGCCAATCTGCCATTGGTAGAAGCTATCCTGAAAGGGGAAAGTGTAGACAGACCTGCTAAAGAATATGAAACGGATGCTGAACGGCCTTATATGGTGTATAGTGTTCAGGCAGGAACTGTAGGTGCAAGTCGCTGGACTAGTTTTAATGAAGCACCTGAAAACTCTATTGCAGTCATTCCTGTAATGGGTCCTATGCTGAAGTATGGTGATGGTTGCGGTGGTTTAGGTACTGTGCACTATACATCTTATATGAAAGAAGCCAAATCTTCTAATAAGATAGTGGGTGCAGTACTAGTAATGGATACACCAGGTGGACAGGTAGATGGAACATCTACTTTTGCTGACTCTATAGCAGATATGGTTTCCAATGGAAAGCCTGTAGTGGCTTTTGTTGATGATGGCATGTTAGCCAGTGCCGGTGTATGGGCTGCTTCTCGTGCCAGTGAAATAATTGCCAGCCAGCCAACAGATACCATTGGATCTATTGGAGTGTATACCACAATTGCAGATTACTCAAAATGGTATGAGCAAAAGGGTATAAAGCTCACTGAAGTGTATGCTGATCAGTCCAAAGATAAAAACAAAGATTATCGTGATGCCTTGAAAGGGGATGTCTCAGGCATCAAAGAAACGGTAAACTTCATTGCAGATCAGTTTATAGCTGGCGTAAAGCAATTTCGTGGGGATAAGATCAATACCAAAGTTGATAATCCTTTCACGGGTAAAATGTATGAAGCTGAATTAGCTCTACAAGTTGGGCTGATTGATGGCATTGGCAATATGGAATATGCTGTCAATCGTGTATATGAGCTTCAATCCCAAGCAACTTCTTCCACTAAATCAAATACAAAGTCCATGAATCTTACCAAGAAATGGAATGCTGTTGTAACCGCAATAGGTTGGACTGCATTAGTGATCGGTGAATCTGATCAGGTCAACGAAGCCAACCTGCAGGCGTTCGGTGATGAAACTAAAAAGTTGCAGGATGCCAATGCTCAACTGACTAGCCAAATCAAAGATCTGAATGATAAAGTTACGGCTGCTGACAAAGGTAAGGCTGATGCTGAAGCTGCACTAGCTGGTAAAGTAACTGAATTGGAAACAGCTAATGCTGAAGTTACCAGACTGAAAGCATTGGTGCCAGGAGCACAGCCAAGTGCAACTATAAAAACTGGTGATGATAAGATTCCATCTGCTTCTTCAGATAAGAATGAAGTCATAGATGCTGAAGCTGATCATAACAAGTTTGCCTATGAAATGCTAGGCCGGTAA
- a CDS encoding glycosyltransferase family 25 protein yields MSPLSQLNFDRIYVINLKRRPDRWEHAGKQLADAGIECKQYEAVDGQQLQLKHPFMTAGMVGCWMTHRDIFKEAVENGYESILIFEDDLKLIDGFNLMLSLSLSKLPADWEFVYLGYTHYDDQPKTGLQKVNDFWIVPANCWGTQGYMVRGKEAIRKVYEGIKEVSKEQWQVDQQISMSILPESGLRYYAHYPSVVRQAGLTSDVQTQKLIFNE; encoded by the coding sequence ATGAGCCCACTTTCTCAATTAAACTTTGACCGAATTTATGTAATCAATCTCAAACGCAGACCAGACCGCTGGGAGCATGCTGGTAAGCAGCTGGCAGATGCTGGCATTGAATGTAAACAGTACGAAGCTGTCGATGGCCAGCAATTACAGCTAAAACACCCATTCATGACTGCTGGTATGGTAGGGTGCTGGATGACTCACAGAGATATCTTTAAAGAAGCTGTAGAAAACGGCTATGAAAGTATTTTAATCTTTGAAGATGATCTGAAACTGATAGATGGCTTTAACCTAATGCTATCTCTTTCCCTTTCAAAGCTTCCTGCGGATTGGGAATTTGTCTATCTGGGATATACCCATTATGATGATCAGCCCAAAACCGGCTTACAGAAAGTAAATGACTTCTGGATTGTGCCGGCTAATTGCTGGGGAACTCAGGGTTATATGGTCCGCGGAAAAGAAGCCATCCGGAAAGTCTATGAAGGGATTAAAGAAGTTTCAAAAGAGCAATGGCAAGTTGATCAGCAGATCAGCATGAGTATCCTACCTGAATCAGGCCTTCGGTATTATGCACACTATCCCAGTGTTGTACGCCAGGCAGGCCTAACAAGTGATGTTCAAACCCAAAAACTTATTTTCAATGAATAA